One region of Bactrocera neohumeralis isolate Rockhampton chromosome 5, APGP_CSIRO_Bneo_wtdbg2-racon-allhic-juicebox.fasta_v2, whole genome shotgun sequence genomic DNA includes:
- the LOC126758337 gene encoding probable phosphorylase b kinase regulatory subunit alpha isoform X3: MRSRSNSGVRLDYYQRIVHRLIMSHQEPVTGLFPASNINSHAWIRDNVYCILAVWGLSMAYKKIADQDEDRAKCYELEQSCVKLMRGLLMAMMNQKDKVERFKMTQNPLDSLHAKYSSKNGQPVVGDGEWGHLQIDAVSLYLLILAQMTASGLQIVFSLDEVSFIQNLVFYIESAYCIPDYGIWERGDKTNHGEPELNASSIGMAKAALEAMNELDLFGARGGPASVIHVLADEAHKCQAVLQSMLPRESNSKELDSGLLCVIGFPAFAADDPQLIRNTKDAILSRLQGKYGCKRFLRDGYRTPKEDPSRLYYERWELRMFENIECEWPLFYCYLILFHAFQNDKLAVKEYADRLEKIMVRADDGTLLIPESYAVPHNLVSNEYQHPGSQPREVVGRCPFLWGQSLFILGRLLQEGFLAVGELDPLNRRLGAQKKPDVVVQVVIIAEDNEIRDKLTEHDLHVQTIAEVAPIEVQPARVLSHLYTYLGRNRKLGLTGRKSRDVGILSTSKLYSLKDRIFAFTPQNIDFEEYYTTRDPDLLASNFTTNLAFLTNNWRHMLGRPTITLMATHYMLDQDKIPLAMIQTMRKLKSGYINGTRVMLGNLKDFLNTSAITDLSFLGSTEDGYPDRLNPDVQAYLDEHLLRSFSHRGMMKLHGAHLRPRQLRRRMSCKGAIKKTRSINVDSDNLGMEGPTPLTERRLSSVIPPPWLQPNKANNISVFATTPEEGPTLTVDPLIRENIYPIDPHHNRSAIERRSEFTRQQEIQAIPKILVQRHRTDTNFADTEVEELIAMLRETENLEEQGDILQYLVDTQGLDFNTAGLGLRNKDSDVEQEDVDEAIAIASVIKGELCDNTELLPTVIIDTTLTNSSLLPTQGMLEEGRVVTVRDLLKGLYEKACQQKLWGLVRHTAGMLGKRVEDLAKAVTDLLVRQKQVTVGMPPNNEYTITAPLPEIELRQLIHDTYGDDESTAMLTQELMVYLAMFIRTEPQLFHEMLRLRVGLIIQVMAKELSRTLNCDGEAASEHLLNLSPFEMKNLLYHILSGKEFAVSIARGNLSIVSCKSSRVSKKSQIGLGDQEGDDALIATIDDRQGQWLRRRRLDGALNRVPRDFYSRVWSVLEKCQGLAIEGRILPQSLTQEMTTGELKFALEVETALNQIPQPEYRQLVVEALMVLTLMTEHNMVPSLGGIIYVEHLVHKANQLFLEDQRKVQGDAMLCCAKSKEGKDQQAASGMLLCGGAAYICQHLYDSAPSGSYGTMTYMARAVALVLDCVPKHGEMECVIS, encoded by the exons atgcgTTCCCGCAGCAATTCGGGCGTCCGGCTGGACTATTACCAGCGTATAGTGCACCGCCTGATCATGTCGCACCAAGAACCTGTTACTGGCTTATTTCCTGCCTCAAACATTAATTCCCATGCTTGGATACGTGATAATGTTTACTGTATATTGGCCGTATGGGGTCTTTCGATGGCCTACAAGAAAATTGCGGATCAAGATGAAGATAGAGCTAAATGCTATGAGTTGGAACAAAGTTGCGTGAAATTAATGAGAGGCTTACTTATGGCAATGATGAATCAAAAAGATAAAGTAGAACGATTCAAAATGACGCAAAACCCATTGGACTCATTGCACGCAAAATATTCGAGTAAAAATGGACAACCTGTTGTTGGAGATGGGGAATGGGGTCATTTACAAATCGACGCAGTTTCTTTGTATCTTTTGATTTTAGCACAGATGACAGCATCTGGGTTGCAGATTGTATTTTCTTTAGATGAAGTTTCATTTATTCAAAATCTGGTATTCTACATAGAGTCGGCATATTGTATTCCCGATTATGGTATTTGGGAGCGAGGCGACAAAACTAATCACG GTGAGCCAGAACTAAATGCAAGTTCAATTGGTATGGCCAAAGCAGCTCTAGAAGCAATGAACGAACTGGACTTATTTGGTGCCCGAGGAGGTCCTGCAAGTGTTATACATGTTTTAGCTGATGAAGCACATAAATGTCAGGCTGTTTTGCAATCTATGTTACCACGCGAATCAAACAGCAAAGAACTTGACTCGGGATTGCTTTGCGTAATTGGATTTCCAGCGTTTGCTGCTGATGACCCACAATTAATACGTAACACGAAAGATGCCATTTTATCACGACTTCAAGGAAAATATGGCTGCAAACGCTTTTTACGAGATGGCTACCGTACACCCAAAGAGGATCCATCTCGCTTATACTACGAACGTTGGGAACTCAGAATGTTTGAAAACATCGAGTGCGAGTGGCCTCTGTTTTATTGTTACCTCATTCTTTTCCACGCTTTTCAAAATGACAAATTAGCAGTGAAGGAATATGCAGATCGCCTTGAG aaaattatggtCCGAGCAGACGATGGGACATTACTTATACCTGAAAGTTATGCAGTTCCGCATAATTTGGTATCAAACGAATACCAACATCCCGGCTCGCAACCGCGTGAAGTAGTAGGCAGATGCCCATTCCTTTGGGGACAATCTTTGTTCATATTAGGTCGACTATTACAGGAG GGTTTCTTGGCAGTCGGAGAATTAGATCCGTTAAATCGTCGTCTAGGTGCCCAAAAGAAACCTGACGTTGTTGTCCAAGTGGTCATCATAGCTGAGGATAACGAAATACGTGACAAGTTGACAGAACATGATTTGCATGTACAAACAATAGCTgaagtggcgccaattgaagtaCAGCCAGCTCGAGTTCTTAGCCATTTGTACACGTATTTGGGTCGTAATCGGAAATTAGGATTAACAGGGCGTAAGTCTCGCGATGTGGGTATTTTGAGCACCAGCAAATTATACTCACTTAAGGATCGTATATTTGCCTTTACACCACAA AATATCGATTTTGAAGAGTACTACACAACTCGTGATCCTGATTTGCTTGCTAGCAATTTCACAACAAATTTAGCTTTCCTAACAAACAATTGGCGGCACATGTTAGGAAGACCGACTATAACTCTAATGGCCACGCATTACATGCTAG ATCAAGATAAAATACCACTGGCTATGATCCAAACAATGCGTAAGCTTAAGTCTGGATATATTAATGGCACTCGAGTTATGCTGGGCAACCTCAAGGACTTCTTAAATACGTCCGCCATCACCGATCTAAGCTTTTTGGGAAGCACAGAAGATGGTTACCCAGATCGTTTAAATCCCGACGTACAGGCATATTTGGACGAGCACTTGTTGCGCTCATTTAGCCATCGCGGCATGATGAAACTACATGGCGCACATTTGCGGCCACGTCAATTACGCAGGCGTATGTCTTGCAAGGGTGCTATTAAAAAAACCCGTTCAATTAATGTCGATT CTGATAATTTGGGTATGGAAGGTCCGACACCATTAACGGAAAGACGTTTATCATCGGTGATTCCGCCACCATGGTTACAGCCAAATAAGGCTAATAATAtcagtgtttttgcaacaacacCAGAAGAAGGTCCCACCCTCACAGTGGATCCATTGATTCGTGAAAATATCTACCCCATTGATCCACATCATAATCGTTCGGCCATTGAACGCCGCAGTGAGTTTACAAGACAACAAGAAA TACAAGCTATACCGAAAATTCTTGTTCAACGCCATCGCACGGACACTAATTTTGCCGACACAGAAGTAGAGGAATTAATTGCAATGTTGCGTGAAACGGAGAATCTGGAAGAACAAGGAGACATTTTGCAATATTTGGTCGACACACAGGGGTTGGACTTCAATACTG CTGGCTTAGGTTTGAGGAATAAAGATTCCg acGTTGAGCAGGAAGATGTGGATGAGGCCATTGCTATTGCTTCAGTCATAAAGGGCGAGCTATGCGACAATACAGAACTTCTACCCACGGTTATCATTGACACTACTCTTACTAATTCTTCACTTCTTCCCACTCAAGGGATGTTGGAGGAAGGTCGCGTCGTCACTGTGCGGGATCTCCTTAAAGGCCTCTACGAAAAAGCTTGTCAACAGAAACTTTGGGGCCTTGTGCGCCACACAGCCGGAATGCTTGGAAAACGTGTCGAGGATCTTGCCAAGGCCGTAACCGATCTGTTGGTGCGACAGAAGCAG GTCACTGTAGGAATGCCACCCAATAATGAATATACAATTACTGCACCTTTACCAGAGATTGAGTTACGTCAACTGATCCATGAT ACTTATGGTGATGATGAAAGTACTGCGATGTTGACGCAGGAATTAATGGTGTATCTAGCTATGTTTATACGCACCGAACCACAACTATTTCACGAAATGTTGCGCCTGCGCGTAGGGCTTATTATTCAGGTAATGGCCAAGGAGTTATCACGTACACTTAATTGTGACGGTGAGGCAGCCTCGGAACATTTGCTCAACCTGTCGCCATTTGAAATGAAGAACTTGCTCTATCACATACTGAGCGGAAAAGAATTTGCTGTGAGCA TTGCACGTGGAAATCTCTCAATCGTAAGCTGTAAATCAAGTCGTGTCAGCAAGAAGAGTCAAATAGGTTTGGGCGATCAAGAGGGAGATGATGCACTTATAGCAACAATCGATGATCGTCAAGGTCAATGGTTAAGACGCCGCCGCTTGGATGGTGCACTGAATCGGGTACCACGTGATTTCTATTCTCGCGTCTGGAGTGTGCTTGAAAAATGCCAAGGATTGGCAATCGAAGGACGCATATTACCGCAGAGTTTGACACAAGAAATGACAACCGGCGAATTGAAATTTGCTTTAGAAGTAGAAACGGCACTTAATCAAATTCCACAACCAGAATATAGACAATTGGTGGTGGAAGCCCTTATGGTGCTCACACTTATGACAGAACATAATATGGTACCCTCTCTGGGCGGTATTATCTATGTTGAACATTTGGTTCACAAAGCCAATCAACTGTTTCTAGAAGATCAACGTAAAGTGCAAGGTGATGCTATGCTATGTTGTGCCAAATCCAAAGAGGGCAAGGACCAGCAGGCAGCTTCCGGTATGCTCTTATGTGGAGGTGCAGCATATATCTGTCAACATTTATACGATAG TGCACCCAGTGGTAGCTATGGCACTATGACATATATGGCTCGTGCAGTTGCTCTTGTTCTGGACTGTGTGCCAAAGCATGGAGAAATGGAATGTGTAATATCCTAA
- the LOC126758337 gene encoding probable phosphorylase b kinase regulatory subunit alpha isoform X2 — MRSRSNSGVRLDYYQRIVHRLIMSHQEPVTGLFPASNINSHAWIRDNVYCILAVWGLSMAYKKIADQDEDRAKCYELEQSCVKLMRGLLMAMMNQKDKVERFKMTQNPLDSLHAKYSSKNGQPVVGDGEWGHLQIDAVSLYLLILAQMTASGLQIVFSLDEVSFIQNLVFYIESAYCIPDYGIWERGDKTNHGEPELNASSIGMAKAALEAMNELDLFGARGGPASVIHVLADEAHKCQAVLQSMLPRESNSKELDSGLLCVIGFPAFAADDPQLIRNTKDAILSRLQGKYGCKRFLRDGYRTPKEDPSRLYYERWELRMFENIECEWPLFYCYLILFHAFQNDKLAVKEYADRLEKIMVRADDGTLLIPESYAVPHNLVSNEYQHPGSQPREVVGRCPFLWGQSLFILGRLLQEGFLAVGELDPLNRRLGAQKKPDVVVQVVIIAEDNEIRDKLTEHDLHVQTIAEVAPIEVQPARVLSHLYTYLGRNRKLGLTGRKSRDVGILSTSKLYSLKDRIFAFTPQFVDLSRFYIASDNELMIDILKGEINFLKSAWDLLGRPLVTLVLRKIHLDQDKIPLAMIQTMRKLKSGYINGTRVMLGNLKDFLNTSAITDLSFLGSTEDGYPDRLNPDVQAYLDEHLLRSFSHRGMMKLHGAHLRPRQLRRRMSCKGAIKKTRSINVDSDNLGMEGPTPLTERRLSSVIPPPWLQPNKANNISVFATTPEEGPTLTVDPLIRENIYPIDPHHNRSAIERRSEFTRQQEIQAIPKILVQRHRTDTNFADTEVEELIAMLRETENLEEQGDILQYLVDTQGLDFNTAGLGLRNKDSDVEQEDVDEAIAIASVIKGELCDNTELLPTVIIDTTLTNSSLLPTQGMLEEGRVVTVRDLLKGLYEKACQQKLWGLVRHTAGMLGKRVEDLAKAVTDLLVRQKQVTVGMPPNNEYTITAPLPEIELRQLIHDTYGDDESTAMLTQELMVYLAMFIRTEPQLFHEMLRLRVGLIIQVMAKELSRTLNCDGEAASEHLLNLSPFEMKNLLYHILSGKEFAVSSVARGNLSIVSCKSSRVSKKSQIGLGDQEGDDALIATIDDRQGQWLRRRRLDGALNRVPRDFYSRVWSVLEKCQGLAIEGRILPQSLTQEMTTGELKFALEVETALNQIPQPEYRQLVVEALMVLTLMTEHNMVPSLGGIIYVEHLVHKANQLFLEDQRKVQGDAMLCCAKSKEGKDQQAASGMLLCGGAAYICQHLYDSAPSGSYGTMTYMARAVALVLDCVPKHGEMECVIS, encoded by the exons atgcgTTCCCGCAGCAATTCGGGCGTCCGGCTGGACTATTACCAGCGTATAGTGCACCGCCTGATCATGTCGCACCAAGAACCTGTTACTGGCTTATTTCCTGCCTCAAACATTAATTCCCATGCTTGGATACGTGATAATGTTTACTGTATATTGGCCGTATGGGGTCTTTCGATGGCCTACAAGAAAATTGCGGATCAAGATGAAGATAGAGCTAAATGCTATGAGTTGGAACAAAGTTGCGTGAAATTAATGAGAGGCTTACTTATGGCAATGATGAATCAAAAAGATAAAGTAGAACGATTCAAAATGACGCAAAACCCATTGGACTCATTGCACGCAAAATATTCGAGTAAAAATGGACAACCTGTTGTTGGAGATGGGGAATGGGGTCATTTACAAATCGACGCAGTTTCTTTGTATCTTTTGATTTTAGCACAGATGACAGCATCTGGGTTGCAGATTGTATTTTCTTTAGATGAAGTTTCATTTATTCAAAATCTGGTATTCTACATAGAGTCGGCATATTGTATTCCCGATTATGGTATTTGGGAGCGAGGCGACAAAACTAATCACG GTGAGCCAGAACTAAATGCAAGTTCAATTGGTATGGCCAAAGCAGCTCTAGAAGCAATGAACGAACTGGACTTATTTGGTGCCCGAGGAGGTCCTGCAAGTGTTATACATGTTTTAGCTGATGAAGCACATAAATGTCAGGCTGTTTTGCAATCTATGTTACCACGCGAATCAAACAGCAAAGAACTTGACTCGGGATTGCTTTGCGTAATTGGATTTCCAGCGTTTGCTGCTGATGACCCACAATTAATACGTAACACGAAAGATGCCATTTTATCACGACTTCAAGGAAAATATGGCTGCAAACGCTTTTTACGAGATGGCTACCGTACACCCAAAGAGGATCCATCTCGCTTATACTACGAACGTTGGGAACTCAGAATGTTTGAAAACATCGAGTGCGAGTGGCCTCTGTTTTATTGTTACCTCATTCTTTTCCACGCTTTTCAAAATGACAAATTAGCAGTGAAGGAATATGCAGATCGCCTTGAG aaaattatggtCCGAGCAGACGATGGGACATTACTTATACCTGAAAGTTATGCAGTTCCGCATAATTTGGTATCAAACGAATACCAACATCCCGGCTCGCAACCGCGTGAAGTAGTAGGCAGATGCCCATTCCTTTGGGGACAATCTTTGTTCATATTAGGTCGACTATTACAGGAG GGTTTCTTGGCAGTCGGAGAATTAGATCCGTTAAATCGTCGTCTAGGTGCCCAAAAGAAACCTGACGTTGTTGTCCAAGTGGTCATCATAGCTGAGGATAACGAAATACGTGACAAGTTGACAGAACATGATTTGCATGTACAAACAATAGCTgaagtggcgccaattgaagtaCAGCCAGCTCGAGTTCTTAGCCATTTGTACACGTATTTGGGTCGTAATCGGAAATTAGGATTAACAGGGCGTAAGTCTCGCGATGTGGGTATTTTGAGCACCAGCAAATTATACTCACTTAAGGATCGTATATTTGCCTTTACACCACAA ttTGTTGACTTGAGTCGATTTTATATCGCATCTGATAATGAATTAATGATTGACATCCTGAAAGGAGAGATAAATTTCCTAAAATCCGCTTGGGATCTGCTGGGTCGTCCGTTAGTGACtctagttttgagaaaaattcatttag ATCAAGATAAAATACCACTGGCTATGATCCAAACAATGCGTAAGCTTAAGTCTGGATATATTAATGGCACTCGAGTTATGCTGGGCAACCTCAAGGACTTCTTAAATACGTCCGCCATCACCGATCTAAGCTTTTTGGGAAGCACAGAAGATGGTTACCCAGATCGTTTAAATCCCGACGTACAGGCATATTTGGACGAGCACTTGTTGCGCTCATTTAGCCATCGCGGCATGATGAAACTACATGGCGCACATTTGCGGCCACGTCAATTACGCAGGCGTATGTCTTGCAAGGGTGCTATTAAAAAAACCCGTTCAATTAATGTCGATT CTGATAATTTGGGTATGGAAGGTCCGACACCATTAACGGAAAGACGTTTATCATCGGTGATTCCGCCACCATGGTTACAGCCAAATAAGGCTAATAATAtcagtgtttttgcaacaacacCAGAAGAAGGTCCCACCCTCACAGTGGATCCATTGATTCGTGAAAATATCTACCCCATTGATCCACATCATAATCGTTCGGCCATTGAACGCCGCAGTGAGTTTACAAGACAACAAGAAA TACAAGCTATACCGAAAATTCTTGTTCAACGCCATCGCACGGACACTAATTTTGCCGACACAGAAGTAGAGGAATTAATTGCAATGTTGCGTGAAACGGAGAATCTGGAAGAACAAGGAGACATTTTGCAATATTTGGTCGACACACAGGGGTTGGACTTCAATACTG CTGGCTTAGGTTTGAGGAATAAAGATTCCg acGTTGAGCAGGAAGATGTGGATGAGGCCATTGCTATTGCTTCAGTCATAAAGGGCGAGCTATGCGACAATACAGAACTTCTACCCACGGTTATCATTGACACTACTCTTACTAATTCTTCACTTCTTCCCACTCAAGGGATGTTGGAGGAAGGTCGCGTCGTCACTGTGCGGGATCTCCTTAAAGGCCTCTACGAAAAAGCTTGTCAACAGAAACTTTGGGGCCTTGTGCGCCACACAGCCGGAATGCTTGGAAAACGTGTCGAGGATCTTGCCAAGGCCGTAACCGATCTGTTGGTGCGACAGAAGCAG GTCACTGTAGGAATGCCACCCAATAATGAATATACAATTACTGCACCTTTACCAGAGATTGAGTTACGTCAACTGATCCATGAT ACTTATGGTGATGATGAAAGTACTGCGATGTTGACGCAGGAATTAATGGTGTATCTAGCTATGTTTATACGCACCGAACCACAACTATTTCACGAAATGTTGCGCCTGCGCGTAGGGCTTATTATTCAGGTAATGGCCAAGGAGTTATCACGTACACTTAATTGTGACGGTGAGGCAGCCTCGGAACATTTGCTCAACCTGTCGCCATTTGAAATGAAGAACTTGCTCTATCACATACTGAGCGGAAAAGAATTTGCTGTGAGCAGTG TTGCACGTGGAAATCTCTCAATCGTAAGCTGTAAATCAAGTCGTGTCAGCAAGAAGAGTCAAATAGGTTTGGGCGATCAAGAGGGAGATGATGCACTTATAGCAACAATCGATGATCGTCAAGGTCAATGGTTAAGACGCCGCCGCTTGGATGGTGCACTGAATCGGGTACCACGTGATTTCTATTCTCGCGTCTGGAGTGTGCTTGAAAAATGCCAAGGATTGGCAATCGAAGGACGCATATTACCGCAGAGTTTGACACAAGAAATGACAACCGGCGAATTGAAATTTGCTTTAGAAGTAGAAACGGCACTTAATCAAATTCCACAACCAGAATATAGACAATTGGTGGTGGAAGCCCTTATGGTGCTCACACTTATGACAGAACATAATATGGTACCCTCTCTGGGCGGTATTATCTATGTTGAACATTTGGTTCACAAAGCCAATCAACTGTTTCTAGAAGATCAACGTAAAGTGCAAGGTGATGCTATGCTATGTTGTGCCAAATCCAAAGAGGGCAAGGACCAGCAGGCAGCTTCCGGTATGCTCTTATGTGGAGGTGCAGCATATATCTGTCAACATTTATACGATAG TGCACCCAGTGGTAGCTATGGCACTATGACATATATGGCTCGTGCAGTTGCTCTTGTTCTGGACTGTGTGCCAAAGCATGGAGAAATGGAATGTGTAATATCCTAA